One window of Saccharicrinis carchari genomic DNA carries:
- the lpcA gene encoding D-sedoheptulose 7-phosphate isomerase: protein MSINSIKQNFNDAQRLLAAFIDDQNNWIQMEAGGKLMVDCLKNGGKIISCGNGGSMSDAMHFAEELSGRFRDDRKGLAAIAISDPTHITCVGNDYGFDYIFSRYVQAVGKPGDVLLAISTSGNSANVLKAAQEAQGNGIKVIALTGKSGGKLKDHCDVEIRIPHYEYSDRIQELHIQIIHSLIQYIELEYFK, encoded by the coding sequence ATGAGTATAAACAGCATAAAGCAGAATTTTAACGATGCACAACGTTTGTTAGCGGCCTTTATCGACGACCAAAACAATTGGATTCAGATGGAGGCGGGTGGTAAGCTGATGGTGGATTGTTTAAAAAATGGGGGTAAAATTATTTCATGCGGAAATGGGGGATCCATGAGTGATGCCATGCACTTTGCCGAAGAGCTAAGCGGTCGTTTCCGCGACGATAGAAAAGGTCTGGCAGCTATTGCTATCTCCGACCCGACCCACATCACCTGTGTGGGTAACGATTATGGATTTGATTATATTTTTTCGAGATACGTTCAGGCTGTAGGCAAACCCGGCGATGTTTTATTGGCCATAAGCACAAGTGGTAACTCTGCCAACGTGTTAAAAGCAGCGCAGGAAGCACAGGGCAACGGAATCAAGGTGATTGCATTGACCGGCAAAAGCGGAGGCAAATTAAAGGACCATTGCGATGTAGAGATAAGAATCCCACACTACGAGTATTCTGATCGTATTCAGGAACTGCATATTCAAATAATTCACTCATTAATTCAATATATCGAATTGGAATATTTTAAATGA
- a CDS encoding DUF5723 family protein, with protein MRKIFLLLLTIWFSSHLKGQQNNTLFLMHDLPQANIVNPAVAIDCKLFIGIPGVGSTHVNGYSTAFSHNDLLVPANGDSLRYELNGALNKFGNNEMVATQTHLSLLSVGYKTGRNYFTFGLNEKVHSHTILNKNAALLVHGGNSQFEGRNIKMNGTRPNAMHYREYALGMARQIDERVRIGFRVKLLFGKANIYTKSIDMSLYTDPITFNTFVSGSGNAYTSLPVDVLIAPDGTLDRMDWQENITARNYLMNTKNMGIGTDFGFIYQLNEKTTLSGSLLDIGFINWKNDAYRLSVNGSMDITAQAIEDGLSNLGDVTDSLKNVFMPQIENQSYLSPLVPALYLGLSRRANEWLNVGAVFHSEVYRNRIHPSLTFSGNAVLTRNIYGSVSYTLQNGELNNLGAGIGAKFGILHLHAISDNVPAFFDLGSAQSVNLRFGVSLLFGCGREKKKKISDDNGIRALPCFTDPYKSKAGRQRKKRR; from the coding sequence ATGAGAAAGATATTTCTACTCCTTCTAACCATTTGGTTCTCATCGCACTTAAAAGGGCAACAAAACAATACCTTGTTTTTGATGCACGACCTCCCGCAGGCAAATATTGTAAATCCGGCAGTAGCTATTGACTGTAAGTTGTTTATTGGGATTCCAGGCGTGGGATCTACTCACGTAAATGGGTATTCAACCGCATTTTCACACAACGATTTATTAGTGCCCGCCAATGGAGATTCCTTACGTTACGAATTAAACGGTGCTTTAAACAAATTTGGTAACAATGAAATGGTGGCCACACAAACGCACCTTTCGCTTTTATCGGTAGGCTATAAAACCGGTCGTAATTATTTCACTTTTGGCCTTAACGAAAAGGTGCATTCGCATACTATTTTAAATAAAAACGCCGCTTTACTGGTGCATGGTGGCAATAGCCAGTTCGAAGGTCGGAACATTAAAATGAATGGCACACGACCCAATGCAATGCACTACCGCGAGTATGCATTGGGGATGGCCAGGCAGATAGACGAAAGAGTGCGCATTGGATTCAGAGTTAAACTTTTGTTTGGCAAGGCAAATATTTATACCAAGTCCATTGACATGAGTCTGTATACCGACCCCATTACCTTTAATACCTTTGTAAGTGGTTCGGGCAATGCTTACACGTCGCTTCCGGTAGATGTGCTTATTGCACCCGATGGAACATTGGATCGGATGGACTGGCAAGAGAATATTACCGCACGTAATTATTTAATGAACACAAAAAATATGGGCATAGGTACCGACTTTGGCTTTATTTATCAGCTAAACGAAAAAACCACTTTATCCGGAAGCTTGCTCGACATAGGTTTTATCAATTGGAAAAACGATGCCTATCGTTTAAGTGTAAATGGCTCCATGGATATTACTGCACAAGCCATTGAAGATGGTTTAAGCAACCTGGGCGATGTAACAGATTCACTTAAAAATGTGTTTATGCCCCAAATTGAAAACCAGAGCTACCTCTCGCCATTAGTGCCTGCTTTGTATCTGGGCTTGTCGCGCAGAGCAAACGAATGGTTAAATGTAGGTGCTGTTTTTCATTCCGAAGTGTACCGCAACCGTATTCATCCCTCCTTAACTTTTTCGGGCAATGCAGTACTTACCCGGAATATTTATGGTAGCGTATCCTACACCCTGCAAAATGGTGAATTGAATAATCTGGGCGCCGGAATAGGAGCAAAATTTGGCATACTCCATCTTCATGCCATCAGCGACAATGTACCTGCTTTTTTTGATTTGGGATCTGCCCAAAGCGTTAATTTACGATTTGGTGTGAGCCTGTTGTTTGGGTGTGGACGCGAAAAAAAGAAAAAAATAAGCGATGACAATGGCATCAGGGCTTTACCTTGTTTTACCGATCCTTATAAATCAAAGGCTGGCAGGCAACGGAAAAAAAGGCGATAA
- a CDS encoding cyclic 2,3-diphosphoglycerate synthase — protein MKNVIILGAAGRDFHNFNVYFKNNPDYKVVAFTATQIPHIENRIYPIELTGRQYPYGIPIKEQADLPYLIKKLNVDVCVFSYSDISYQHMMSLASVVQAAGADFRILGPNNSMLKSLKPIIAVCATRTGCGKSQTSRKVIDYLMHQGKKVVAIRHPMPYGNLKKQIVQRFSTLADLSTHQCTIEEMEEYEPHIVNGNVIYSGIDYHDILRAAEDDDNGCDIIVWDGGNNDMPFYRPDLMITVADPHRVGHELTYYPSEVNVRMSDVVIINKMDSANARDIHQLRKNIMQINPNASIVDAASPIEVDNPDIITDKSILVVEDGPSLTHGEMKIGAGVIACQKFGAAELVDPREYAVGSIKDTYLKYPDTGQVLPAMGYSRQQIKDLEATIANTPCDGVVIATPIDLGRVLNIEKPHTRVHYSLQEIGKPDLADILDNFLTKL, from the coding sequence ATGAAAAACGTAATTATTTTGGGTGCCGCCGGGCGCGATTTCCATAACTTTAATGTGTATTTTAAAAACAACCCCGATTATAAGGTGGTGGCATTTACGGCTACGCAAATCCCCCATATCGAAAATCGTATCTATCCCATTGAGTTAACCGGCAGGCAATATCCATATGGTATACCCATCAAGGAGCAAGCAGATTTACCTTATTTGATTAAAAAACTGAACGTAGATGTGTGCGTTTTTTCGTATAGCGACATATCCTACCAGCATATGATGAGCCTGGCTTCCGTTGTTCAGGCTGCCGGAGCCGATTTTAGGATTTTAGGCCCCAACAACAGCATGCTAAAAAGCCTAAAACCCATTATTGCCGTTTGTGCTACCCGCACAGGATGCGGCAAAAGCCAAACATCGCGCAAAGTTATCGATTACCTGATGCACCAGGGTAAAAAAGTGGTGGCTATCCGCCATCCTATGCCCTACGGAAATTTAAAAAAGCAAATTGTACAGCGGTTCTCTACTTTGGCCGATCTTAGCACACACCAATGCACCATTGAAGAGATGGAGGAATACGAACCACATATCGTAAACGGTAACGTGATTTACTCCGGAATAGATTACCACGATATTTTGCGCGCAGCCGAAGATGACGATAATGGTTGTGATATAATTGTTTGGGATGGTGGAAATAACGACATGCCTTTTTACCGTCCCGACTTAATGATTACAGTGGCCGATCCGCATAGGGTGGGACATGAATTGACTTATTACCCCAGTGAGGTGAACGTGCGCATGTCGGATGTGGTAATTATTAATAAAATGGATAGTGCCAATGCCCGTGACATCCATCAACTACGCAAAAACATTATGCAAATCAACCCCAATGCAAGTATCGTGGATGCCGCATCGCCCATTGAGGTAGACAATCCGGATATTATTACAGATAAAAGCATATTGGTTGTGGAAGATGGTCCAAGCCTTACCCACGGCGAAATGAAAATAGGTGCAGGTGTTATTGCCTGCCAAAAATTTGGTGCTGCCGAGTTGGTTGATCCAAGGGAGTATGCCGTTGGTAGCATAAAAGATACCTACCTAAAATATCCGGACACAGGACAAGTATTGCCCGCCATGGGTTATAGCCGACAGCAAATAAAGGACTTAGAAGCTACCATTGCCAATACCCCGTGCGACGGAGTAGTTATTGCCACACCCATCGATTTAGGGCGGGTACTGAACATTGAAAAGCCGCATACCCGTGTGCATTACAGCCTGCAAGAAATTGGCAAACCCGATTTAGCCGATATCTTAGATAATTTTTTGACTAAGCTGTAA
- a CDS encoding acyl carrier protein phosphodiesterase, with translation MNFLAHIYLSGNPGPLMIGNFIADFVKGKQVERFAPEIQDGIRLHRKIDAFTDSHPVVKQSSVRFKPCYQRYSSVVVDVIYDHFLAKNWQQYSPVPLHTYVSQVHTYLLKNYFVLPNRVKGFLPFLIKSRRLENYQHMWGIQKSLSLMANHSSLPAESECGMKIMSEQYAALEKEFKFFFTELRQMVEKELAK, from the coding sequence ATGAACTTTTTGGCACATATTTATTTATCGGGCAATCCCGGACCGCTGATGATTGGCAATTTTATAGCCGACTTTGTAAAAGGGAAGCAGGTGGAACGCTTTGCTCCTGAAATACAGGACGGCATACGCCTTCACCGTAAAATAGATGCCTTCACGGATAGCCATCCTGTTGTAAAGCAAAGTTCGGTCCGGTTTAAACCCTGCTATCAGCGCTATTCTTCTGTTGTTGTGGATGTGATTTACGATCATTTTTTAGCCAAAAACTGGCAGCAATACTCGCCTGTGCCTCTACACACCTATGTGAGCCAAGTGCACACCTATTTACTGAAAAATTACTTTGTGCTCCCTAACCGGGTAAAAGGCTTTTTGCCATTTTTAATTAAAAGCCGGCGTTTAGAGAACTATCAGCATATGTGGGGCATTCAAAAATCCTTGTCCCTTATGGCCAATCATAGCTCCTTGCCTGCAGAATCGGAATGCGGTATGAAAATAATGTCTGAACAATATGCAGCCTTAGAAAAAGAATTCAAATTCTTTTTTACGGAGTTGAGGCAGATGGTGGAAAAAGAGCTAGCTAAATAG
- the prmC gene encoding peptide chain release factor N(5)-glutamine methyltransferase, with protein sequence MMNCRTVKQLINSFNQELESFYPKEEIRNFTGIILAHLLGFSRTDMLIKTDYELGEADRRFCMDALLKLKQQVPIQYIVGHTLFYGLTFYVDKNVLIPRPETEELVQWIIQDTEFTAPAILDIGTGSGCIPIALKKHMPQAKVTAWDISPKAITLAKRNAKANNVEIDFNLQDVLAPNIEISRKYDIIVSNPPYVRELEKKIMQDNVLKHEPHLALFVKDNDPLLFYRAISKLATQALNANGRLYFEINEALGKQTSHLMRNMGFKEVELGNDIFGKNRMVKGSL encoded by the coding sequence ATGATGAACTGCCGCACCGTTAAACAGCTTATCAATAGCTTTAATCAGGAACTTGAATCCTTTTATCCCAAAGAAGAGATAAGAAATTTTACCGGTATCATTTTAGCCCATTTGCTGGGTTTTTCGCGTACCGATATGTTGATAAAAACGGACTATGAGTTGGGAGAGGCCGATAGGCGCTTTTGCATGGATGCCTTACTTAAACTAAAACAGCAGGTACCCATCCAATATATTGTGGGACATACCCTGTTTTATGGCTTAACCTTTTATGTAGATAAAAATGTGTTAATACCCCGCCCCGAAACCGAAGAGCTGGTGCAATGGATTATCCAGGATACTGAATTTACCGCACCGGCAATATTAGATATTGGCACCGGCTCGGGCTGTATTCCTATTGCCTTAAAAAAACATATGCCCCAGGCAAAAGTTACCGCGTGGGATATTTCGCCAAAAGCTATTACCCTTGCCAAAAGGAATGCCAAAGCCAATAATGTGGAAATAGACTTTAATTTACAGGACGTTCTTGCTCCTAACATCGAAATCAGCAGAAAATACGATATTATTGTGAGCAACCCACCTTATGTGCGGGAGCTCGAAAAAAAAATAATGCAGGATAACGTGTTGAAACATGAACCCCACCTGGCTCTTTTTGTAAAGGACAACGACCCCTTACTATTTTACCGTGCCATAAGTAAACTTGCTACCCAAGCGCTTAATGCAAACGGTAGGCTCTATTTTGAGATAAATGAAGCCCTGGGAAAACAAACGAGCCACTTGATGCGCAACATGGGTTTTAAAGAGGTGGAGTTAGGTAATGATATTTTTGGCAAAAACAGAATGGTAAAGGGTAGTCTGTAA
- the ribD gene encoding bifunctional diaminohydroxyphosphoribosylaminopyrimidine deaminase/5-amino-6-(5-phosphoribosylamino)uracil reductase RibD: MIIFKNPWVRILFINMDEKYMQRCLQLAKIGLGNTYPNPMVGSVIVHGGKIIGEGFHHKAGEAHAEVNAIRSVHNKELLKESTLYVNLEPCAHYGKTPPCALLIQQSGIPRVVIGCTDSFSQVAGKGISLLRDAGVDVTVGLLEKESRELNKRFFTFHEKRRPYIILKWAQTLDGFIDVNRSRDNYGQPTWITNNISKKLVHKWRSQEQAILVGVKTALKDNPSLTTREWAGQSPVRILIDRHGIIPKSFRILNGEVPSIVFTAKKRTDEKNIRYVPISLTQDLVPQILNALYEFNLQSLIVEGGRQVLQSFIDANYWDEAHLFVGHKMFVSGVKAPKISGSIMLEEKLDDTRLFYYRNYMAR, from the coding sequence ATGATTATATTTAAGAACCCATGGGTACGCATTTTATTTATTAATATGGATGAAAAATATATGCAGCGTTGCCTGCAATTGGCAAAAATAGGATTAGGCAATACCTACCCCAACCCCATGGTAGGTTCCGTTATTGTGCATGGGGGTAAAATTATTGGTGAGGGGTTCCATCATAAGGCAGGGGAGGCACACGCAGAGGTAAATGCAATTAGGTCGGTGCACAACAAAGAGTTACTTAAAGAGTCTACCTTGTATGTCAATCTGGAACCTTGTGCACATTACGGAAAAACACCACCTTGTGCCTTGCTTATTCAGCAGAGCGGCATACCCAGAGTAGTTATTGGCTGTACCGATAGTTTTTCACAGGTGGCAGGAAAGGGAATAAGCCTATTAAGAGATGCCGGGGTGGATGTGACGGTGGGCCTTTTGGAAAAAGAAAGCAGGGAACTCAACAAGCGTTTTTTTACATTTCACGAAAAAAGAAGACCTTATATTATTTTAAAATGGGCACAAACGCTCGATGGCTTTATCGATGTAAACCGAAGCAGGGACAATTATGGTCAGCCTACATGGATTACTAATAATATAAGTAAAAAACTGGTGCATAAATGGCGTAGCCAGGAGCAGGCCATTTTGGTGGGCGTAAAAACAGCATTAAAGGATAATCCATCGCTCACCACGCGCGAATGGGCCGGCCAAAGTCCGGTGAGGATATTGATAGACCGACATGGAATAATTCCGAAATCATTTCGTATTTTAAACGGCGAAGTGCCAAGCATTGTTTTTACCGCCAAAAAGCGGACAGACGAAAAAAACATTCGCTATGTGCCTATTTCCTTAACACAGGATTTAGTTCCTCAGATTTTGAATGCTTTGTATGAATTTAACCTGCAATCGCTTATTGTAGAGGGTGGGCGGCAAGTGTTGCAAAGTTTTATCGATGCCAATTATTGGGACGAAGCCCATTTGTTTGTTGGCCATAAAATGTTTGTATCAGGCGTTAAGGCGCCCAAAATTAGTGGTTCTATTATGTTGGAAGAAAAACTGGACGACACACGACTTTTTTATTACAGAAACTATATGGCCAGGTAG
- the cls gene encoding cardiolipin synthase: MWFIDNLSFIIYTFVIVSYAISILVIISIMILENRNPLKSLSWILVLLLLPMIGIALYIFFGQNLRKQKIINRKGLENHDYLLSVASEQTKDLSQFYGLNNHLLAEKERIMQLQLFNSNSVLTAGNKVQLLHNGRDKFNVMFEALRGAKKFIHLQYYIIEKDEIGKSLMELLVQKVREGVEVRVIVDDVGSWEFKDKDFKKLRAEGIEIYSFLTVRFPSFTSKLNYRNHRKIVIVDGLIGFLGGVNVADRYIHGSPVYGIWRDTHLKIEGDAVNTLQTIFSIDWYFVSQVELLDKKYYPAREPIGDKLVQISSSGPDTDWPGIMMGFFKLITTAKKYVYITTPYFMPNDSISMALKTAAMAGVDVRIIIPGKSDAYLTRLSSLSYLKEMMLANVKIYFYQKGFMHSKVMVSDDMVSSVGSANMDFRSFEQNFEVTAFVYNTAFALELKEQFNQDFADSKRLVLSEWKKRPLRQKAKESLARLFSPLL; this comes from the coding sequence ATGTGGTTTATAGATAATCTATCTTTTATCATCTATACCTTTGTAATCGTATCCTATGCCATATCGATACTGGTGATTATTAGCATTATGATTCTGGAAAACCGAAATCCCTTAAAATCACTTTCATGGATACTGGTGCTGCTGCTATTACCCATGATAGGTATTGCATTGTACATTTTTTTTGGCCAGAATCTGCGTAAGCAAAAAATAATAAATCGCAAAGGACTCGAAAACCATGATTACCTGCTTTCTGTTGCCAGCGAGCAAACCAAAGACCTATCGCAATTTTATGGCTTAAACAACCATTTGCTGGCAGAGAAAGAACGAATTATGCAGCTCCAACTATTTAACAGTAATTCCGTGCTAACGGCGGGTAATAAGGTGCAGCTGCTCCATAACGGGCGCGACAAGTTTAATGTAATGTTTGAAGCACTCCGTGGCGCCAAAAAATTTATCCATCTGCAATATTACATCATCGAAAAAGATGAGATAGGCAAAAGTTTGATGGAGCTGCTGGTTCAAAAAGTTCGTGAAGGAGTAGAGGTAAGGGTTATTGTAGATGACGTGGGCTCGTGGGAATTTAAAGACAAAGATTTTAAAAAGCTAAGAGCCGAAGGAATAGAGATTTATTCGTTTTTAACCGTTCGCTTTCCCTCTTTCACCAGTAAGCTCAACTATCGCAATCATCGTAAAATAGTAATTGTTGACGGACTGATAGGCTTTCTGGGCGGCGTAAACGTGGCCGATCGCTACATTCATGGTAGTCCGGTTTATGGCATCTGGCGCGATACACATTTAAAAATTGAAGGCGATGCCGTAAACACCCTCCAGACCATTTTTTCGATCGACTGGTATTTTGTGAGCCAGGTAGAATTGCTCGACAAAAAATATTATCCCGCAAGGGAACCGATAGGTGATAAGTTGGTGCAGATTTCGTCCAGCGGTCCCGATACCGATTGGCCCGGTATAATGATGGGCTTTTTTAAGCTGATCACCACCGCAAAAAAATATGTTTATATCACTACGCCTTATTTTATGCCCAACGATAGCATATCTATGGCCTTAAAAACTGCGGCAATGGCGGGTGTGGATGTACGTATAATCATACCCGGAAAATCGGACGCTTACCTCACCAGGCTTTCCTCACTATCCTATTTAAAAGAGATGATGCTGGCCAATGTTAAAATTTATTTCTACCAAAAAGGTTTTATGCACAGCAAGGTAATGGTATCCGACGATATGGTGTCTTCGGTAGGTTCGGCCAATATGGACTTCAGAAGTTTTGAGCAAAATTTTGAGGTCACCGCCTTTGTTTATAATACTGCCTTTGCCCTGGAATTAAAAGAACAATTTAATCAGGATTTTGCCGACAGCAAAAGGCTTGTGCTGAGCGAATGGAAGAAACGCCCCTTGCGGCAAAAAGCCAAGGAGTCGCTGGCACGTTTATTTAGTCCCTTGCTGTAG
- a CDS encoding aminotransferase class I/II-fold pyridoxal phosphate-dependent enzyme, giving the protein MTTHNTDMLTTPKAIAEYARDNGLINLAENYSALQVDARLEQKLHHYILLNANVAAPQFGLPELRSAISKKTARLYDHTYDPDTEVTIATGVKQGISATVMSLLKEGDEVLIFEPAHKSYDAAIKMAGARPVYVTLKAPDFGIEWEQVHMQVTNKTRMVIINSPHFPTGTSLSELDMIRLQKLLNGTNIMVLSDESFEHVVFDGEMHQSVALYPFLRERSVIVSSFNETLHIPNWHVGYCMAPAHLMKGIREVFTTLGEGVNCPYQMAIADFINENNHFNHLASFYQGKRDLFLNILNDSRFKAIPSKGTYFQLICMEPQGDKSDIELAHTLMYELNLATVPIRFYYHEKSKKRYLRVNLSLSDETLIDAATRLKNW; this is encoded by the coding sequence ATGACTACACACAACACCGATATGCTAACAACACCCAAGGCCATAGCAGAGTATGCCCGGGATAATGGGCTCATTAACCTGGCCGAAAATTATTCGGCACTGCAAGTTGATGCCAGGTTAGAGCAAAAGTTACATCACTACATACTTCTGAACGCAAATGTTGCCGCTCCTCAATTTGGCTTACCCGAACTCAGATCGGCTATTTCGAAAAAAACGGCCAGGCTATACGATCATACTTATGATCCTGATACGGAAGTTACCATCGCCACCGGGGTAAAGCAGGGTATATCTGCAACCGTAATGTCCTTACTAAAGGAAGGCGACGAAGTATTAATTTTTGAGCCGGCCCATAAAAGTTACGATGCCGCCATAAAGATGGCCGGTGCACGGCCGGTTTACGTTACCTTAAAAGCTCCCGATTTTGGTATTGAATGGGAACAAGTACATATGCAGGTCACCAACAAAACCAGGATGGTGATTATTAATTCACCACATTTCCCTACGGGCACATCCTTGTCGGAGCTCGACATGATCCGGCTTCAAAAATTACTGAACGGCACCAATATCATGGTACTGAGCGACGAGTCGTTTGAGCATGTGGTGTTCGATGGCGAAATGCATCAAAGTGTTGCCCTGTATCCTTTTTTAAGGGAACGCAGTGTTATTGTTTCCTCCTTCAACGAAACCTTACATATTCCCAATTGGCATGTGGGCTATTGCATGGCTCCGGCTCATTTGATGAAAGGGATACGGGAAGTATTCACCACCCTTGGCGAAGGGGTCAATTGTCCCTACCAAATGGCCATAGCCGATTTTATTAACGAAAACAATCATTTTAACCACCTGGCTTCCTTTTATCAGGGCAAACGCGATTTGTTTTTAAACATCCTCAATGATTCAAGGTTTAAGGCCATACCCAGTAAGGGTACTTATTTTCAGCTAATTTGTATGGAGCCACAGGGCGATAAATCGGATATAGAATTGGCACATACCCTGATGTACGAATTAAATTTGGCTACCGTGCCCATCCGTTTTTACTATCACGAAAAAAGCAAAAAGAGATATCTGAGGGTGAATTTATCACTATCGGACGAAACACTTATTGATGCCGCAACACGGCTGAAGAATTGGTAG
- the recO gene encoding DNA repair protein RecO gives MIESTRGIVLTNTRYAETSVISQVYTEKLGLQSYIVNGARSRKSRGKGIFMQPLALLDLEVYHSEKKSVHRIKDFRANPPLTQIPFEPVRRSLAFFIAEVLSKALRLEDKRDDALFDFLHQSICVLDNELPGLQNFHLFMLFRLTRPLGFYPHFTSNEGLKYFDLRTGMFCHTEPAYPDYLNTFETAILLQLQNTGIEQLDTIKMNSAQRNGLIQKILLYFHWHISGFSKIKSFEVLKEIFR, from the coding sequence ATGATAGAGTCCACCCGAGGTATCGTGCTCACTAACACACGATATGCCGAAACCAGTGTTATTTCGCAGGTTTATACCGAAAAACTAGGGCTGCAATCGTATATAGTGAATGGAGCGCGCAGTCGCAAAAGTAGAGGAAAAGGCATTTTTATGCAGCCTTTGGCGCTGCTTGATTTAGAGGTGTACCACTCTGAGAAGAAGAGCGTACACCGTATAAAGGATTTTAGGGCAAACCCTCCGCTTACTCAAATACCATTTGAACCGGTGCGCAGAAGCCTTGCTTTTTTTATTGCCGAGGTTTTGAGCAAAGCACTGAGGCTCGAAGATAAAAGGGACGATGCATTATTTGATTTTTTGCACCAATCCATTTGTGTTTTAGACAATGAGCTGCCCGGCTTGCAAAACTTTCATCTTTTTATGTTGTTCAGGCTCACTCGTCCCTTGGGATTCTATCCTCATTTTACAAGTAATGAGGGGCTTAAATATTTTGACTTACGCACAGGTATGTTCTGCCATACAGAACCTGCCTATCCCGATTATTTAAATACGTTTGAAACGGCTATATTGTTGCAATTACAAAACACGGGTATAGAACAATTGGATACGATAAAAATGAATAGTGCACAAAGAAATGGCCTTATACAAAAAATATTGCTCTATTTTCATTGGCACATAAGTGGATTTTCTAAGATTAAGTCCTTTGAGGTATTAAAGGAAATATTCCGATAG
- a CDS encoding CBS domain-containing protein, with product MIAKDLISETVPALRTSNTGSEALNWMEAFRVSHLPIVNNNSFLGLVSDTDIYDLNAPEEPLGNHQLSLMSPYVYYNQHIYSIIELASRLKLSVVPVLKENKEYLGLITQTDLLKNFAELIAAHTPGGIVEIEVPSYDYSISAITRIIEDSDTKVLSFYVSQHENSNMLNITIKLNREDITPVLRAFDRYEYNVTASYSEYSAVDEVVKKNYDALIRYLNI from the coding sequence ATGATAGCCAAAGATTTGATATCAGAAACAGTTCCGGCATTGCGCACCTCCAATACAGGCTCCGAGGCTTTGAATTGGATGGAGGCTTTTAGGGTTTCGCATCTACCTATAGTAAACAACAATAGTTTTTTAGGATTGGTGAGCGATACAGATATTTATGATCTCAACGCGCCCGAAGAGCCATTAGGAAATCATCAGTTATCGTTGATGTCGCCTTATGTGTATTACAACCAGCACATTTATTCGATTATAGAGCTTGCATCGCGGCTTAAGTTAAGCGTGGTTCCGGTACTAAAGGAAAATAAGGAGTATTTGGGCTTAATAACACAAACCGACCTGCTGAAAAACTTTGCAGAATTGATAGCTGCCCACACACCGGGTGGCATTGTGGAAATTGAGGTGCCTTCCTACGACTATTCTATTTCTGCCATAACAAGGATCATTGAGGATTCGGATACGAAAGTTTTAAGTTTTTATGTGTCGCAGCACGAGAACAGTAATATGCTCAACATTACCATTAAGTTAAACCGCGAAGACATCACCCCGGTGTTGCGTGCCTTTGACCGATACGAATATAATGTAACGGCATCCTACTCGGAGTACAGTGCCGTTGATGAAGTGGTAAAGAAAAATTACGACGCACTTATACGATACCTGAACATTTAA
- a CDS encoding pyridoxine 5'-phosphate synthase, producing MAKLSVNINKIATLRNARGGNEPNVLKAAIDVQEFGADGVTVHPRPDGRHIRYQDVWDIKPIIKTEFNIEGYPSKEFMDLVKKVKPHQVTLVPDPPEALTSNAGWDTIKNKSFLQEIIADLSDAGIRTSIFIDTDLNNIAHAVKTNTDRIELYTEPYAVMYAKNKETAIAPFIAAAEVARKVGLKINAGHDLSLENLKYFSDNISFLSEVSIGHALISDALYFGLEKTIKLYKQQLIK from the coding sequence ATGGCTAAACTAAGTGTAAATATTAATAAAATTGCCACCTTGCGAAATGCTCGTGGTGGTAATGAGCCCAACGTACTAAAGGCAGCTATCGATGTGCAGGAGTTTGGAGCCGACGGCGTTACCGTACATCCGCGCCCCGATGGCAGACACATCCGCTATCAGGATGTGTGGGACATTAAACCCATCATAAAAACCGAGTTTAACATTGAAGGATATCCGTCAAAGGAATTTATGGATTTAGTAAAAAAGGTGAAGCCGCATCAGGTTACCCTGGTTCCGGATCCGCCGGAAGCCCTTACCTCCAATGCCGGCTGGGACACCATCAAAAATAAATCGTTTTTACAGGAAATTATTGCTGATTTAAGCGATGCAGGTATCCGCACTTCCATTTTTATCGACACAGATTTAAATAATATTGCCCATGCCGTAAAAACAAATACCGACCGTATTGAGCTGTACACTGAACCCTATGCTGTAATGTATGCAAAAAATAAAGAAACAGCTATTGCACCATTTATAGCCGCTGCCGAAGTAGCTCGAAAAGTAGGATTGAAAATTAATGCCGGTCACGACCTGAGCCTCGAAAACCTGAAATATTTCTCCGATAATATATCTTTTCTATCAGAAGTATCAATTGGGCATGCCCTAATTAGCGATGCACTTTATTTTGGGCTGGAAAAAACCATCAAGTTATACAAACAACAATTGATAAAATAG